A portion of the Marinobacter alexandrii genome contains these proteins:
- a CDS encoding M20 family metallopeptidase, translated as MNDLIQKIKSLSTSYFEEILEIRRHIHSNPELSFQEYNTADFIESKLKEFGITNAKRIADTGVTFCLEGKEKGKTVALRADIDALPITEANDVAYKSQNQGVMHACGHDVHTSNLLGVAKILSQLTNEFSGTVKFIFQPGEEKSPGGASILIKEGILKNPSPEKILGQHVMPLIPEGKVGFRIGKYMASADEVYLTVKGKGGHAAMPEAFVDPIAIASQIIVALQQIVSRMANPKIPSVLSFGKISGGNVNNVIPEEVKIDGTFRTFDEEWRKEALQKIKEIASSIASSMGASCDVNIASGYPFLVNDELYTLKNIAAAKAYMGEENVVELDLWMAAEDFAFYTHEVPGCFYRLGTRNEKEGITSGVHTPTFNIDENALKTGMGLMAYLAIHELNS; from the coding sequence ATGAATGACCTCATTCAAAAAATAAAATCGCTTTCAACATCGTATTTTGAGGAAATTCTTGAAATTAGAAGACATATTCATTCAAATCCAGAATTGTCATTCCAAGAATACAACACTGCTGATTTCATTGAATCAAAACTCAAAGAATTTGGCATCACAAATGCAAAAAGAATAGCAGATACTGGAGTTACTTTTTGCCTAGAAGGCAAAGAAAAAGGCAAAACTGTTGCACTTCGTGCTGATATTGATGCACTTCCCATTACCGAGGCTAACGATGTAGCTTACAAGTCCCAGAATCAAGGCGTTATGCATGCATGCGGTCATGATGTTCACACTTCAAATCTTTTGGGTGTGGCAAAAATTCTATCACAACTTACAAACGAATTTAGCGGTACTGTTAAATTTATTTTCCAACCAGGAGAAGAAAAATCGCCGGGTGGTGCTTCGATATTGATAAAAGAAGGAATACTTAAAAATCCATCTCCTGAAAAAATACTTGGTCAACATGTCATGCCTCTTATTCCAGAGGGAAAAGTAGGATTTAGAATTGGCAAGTATATGGCTAGTGCCGATGAAGTGTATCTCACTGTGAAAGGTAAGGGAGGACATGCAGCTATGCCAGAAGCTTTTGTCGATCCTATAGCAATAGCGAGTCAAATCATCGTTGCATTGCAGCAAATTGTTAGTAGAATGGCAAATCCCAAAATTCCTTCTGTTCTTTCATTTGGGAAAATTTCAGGAGGCAATGTGAATAACGTTATTCCTGAAGAAGTTAAAATCGATGGCACTTTCAGGACATTTGATGAAGAATGGAGAAAGGAGGCACTACAGAAAATCAAGGAAATAGCATCTTCGATAGCATCCTCAATGGGAGCTTCTTGTGATGTCAACATTGCGTCTGGATATCCATTTTTGGTCAATGATGAACTTTATACGCTCAAAAATATTGCCGCAGCTAAAGCTTACATGGGAGAGGAAAATGTTGTGGAATTAGACTTGTGGATGGCGGCTGAAGATTTTGCTTTTTATACGCATGAAGTTCCTGGCTGCTTTTACCGCTTAGGTACCCGAAATGAAAAAGAAGGAATTACCTCAGGAGTCCACACCCCCACATTCAATATAGATGAAAATGCATTAAAAACAGGAATGGGCTTGATGGCCTATTTAGCTATTCATGAGTTAAATAGCTAG
- the dapF gene encoding diaminopimelate epimerase — protein sequence MELIFSKYQGTGNDFILIDDRQKKFPLSSIDLVQQLCDRRFGIGADGLILIQEHSELDYKMIYFNSDGTQSLCGNGSRCGFAFARSLKIVADHATFETTDGIHKIKLEDGKIHFQLFDVSGLEKIAQDEWYVNTGSPHHIVISESVENHDVVSEGRTIRNQPTYSSQNGTNVNFAQLLQDKVKIRTYERGVENETLSCGTGATAVGILAGRLGFKSPVEIQTMGGELNISFKQEGDTFTDIWLAGPAEKVFEGSVTI from the coding sequence ATGGAGCTGATTTTTTCAAAATATCAGGGAACAGGAAATGACTTCATCCTTATAGATGACAGACAAAAGAAATTTCCACTGTCAAGCATTGATCTAGTCCAACAACTCTGCGATCGCCGCTTCGGCATAGGTGCAGATGGCCTTATTCTAATTCAGGAGCATTCTGAATTAGATTATAAAATGATTTATTTCAATTCGGATGGTACTCAAAGTTTATGTGGTAATGGATCCAGGTGCGGTTTTGCTTTTGCGCGCTCATTGAAAATAGTCGCTGACCATGCAACGTTCGAAACCACAGATGGAATTCACAAAATAAAACTTGAGGATGGAAAAATACATTTTCAACTGTTTGATGTTAGTGGTTTGGAAAAGATAGCTCAGGATGAATGGTATGTTAACACTGGATCCCCACACCATATTGTCATATCAGAATCAGTAGAAAATCATGATGTAGTATCAGAGGGGCGAACTATTCGAAACCAACCTACTTATTCCAGCCAAAATGGCACAAATGTGAATTTCGCACAGCTTTTGCAGGATAAGGTGAAAATTAGAACATATGAGAGGGGTGTAGAAAATGAAACATTAAGTTGCGGAACCGGAGCTACGGCAGTGGGGATTTTAGCTGGAAGGCTTGGGTTCAAAAGTCCAGTAGAAATTCAAACAATGGGAGGCGAATTAAATATTTCTTTCAAACAGGAAGGAGATACATTTACCGATATTTGGCTTGCAGGTCCTGCAGAAAAGGTGTTTGAAGGAAGTGTAACAATCTGA
- a CDS encoding response regulator transcription factor — protein sequence MSSIKILIADDHQIVLDGLKMVLGSHEDFEVVGEASNGIEVLDFLVKNRADIVVLDINMPEMDGIKCAKKIKATYPKIKVIILTMYAQKSFVEEIVKIGIDGCLLKNNTGKELSEAITRVHSGMSYYDQIQTFNKDDKNQKELPLSEREIEIIRKLADGLTSSQISNTLFISEHTVKTHRKNILKKLDLHSSSELIQYALNKGII from the coding sequence ATGAGTTCAATTAAAATTTTAATAGCGGATGATCATCAAATTGTTTTAGATGGTCTAAAGATGGTACTAGGCTCACACGAAGATTTTGAAGTTGTTGGTGAAGCATCGAATGGAATAGAAGTGCTTGATTTTTTAGTAAAGAACAGAGCTGACATTGTAGTTCTAGACATTAACATGCCAGAAATGGACGGCATCAAATGTGCGAAAAAAATAAAAGCCACCTACCCCAAAATCAAAGTCATCATTTTAACTATGTACGCACAAAAATCCTTCGTAGAGGAAATTGTAAAAATCGGTATTGATGGATGCTTACTTAAAAACAATACAGGCAAAGAACTTTCAGAAGCTATTACAAGAGTACATAGTGGAATGTCATACTATGATCAAATTCAAACATTCAATAAGGATGATAAAAATCAAAAAGAGTTACCGTTAAGCGAGAGAGAAATAGAAATAATCAGAAAATTAGCTGACGGGTTAACGAGTTCACAAATATCAAATACCCTTTTCATCTCTGAACATACGGTAAAAACGCATCGAAAAAACATTCTCAAAAAACTAGATTTGCATAGCAGTTCCGAGCTCATCCAGTACGCACTTAATAAAGGGATTATTTGA
- a CDS encoding porin, protein MKKIYSTLLFSTCILIHIQAQEAVSSSWGKRLNLVAKDSTFAMKFGFRFQTLYDGRYNLDTDDYEDALLVRRMRLKFDGWAIDPSIVYKLELAISNRDQRSGHADEFGNTANIVLDAVVKWKFTNNWQVWYGQTKLPGNRERVISSQDLQFVDRSLVNSRYNLDRDVGVQLRHKSSNDKFKQMLAISMGQGRNVIDRNPGGGHQLTGRLEFLPMGSFTGKGDYFGSDLKRESSPKLSIGITGDLNIKASRSRGNLGGFLVDSVGEYTSSDLKSFIADMMFKYNGISAMSEFVKRSSNDNTGIYGTGTGFVFQAGYLFSSNWEIAGRFTNIDADAVQTVFADQKEYTLGISRYISGHDLKFQSDISYQTFPGQTTEYLVFRFQTEIAL, encoded by the coding sequence ATGAAAAAAATCTACTCTACACTACTTTTTTCAACCTGTATACTTATTCATATTCAAGCTCAGGAAGCTGTTTCAAGTTCTTGGGGTAAAAGACTGAATCTAGTTGCTAAGGACTCAACCTTTGCTATGAAGTTCGGGTTCAGATTCCAAACACTATATGATGGAAGGTACAACCTTGACACGGACGATTATGAAGATGCGCTTCTTGTGAGAAGAATGCGACTAAAATTCGATGGGTGGGCCATAGATCCAAGTATCGTTTACAAACTTGAACTCGCGATATCTAATAGAGACCAAAGAAGTGGACATGCGGATGAGTTTGGAAATACCGCTAATATAGTTTTGGATGCTGTTGTGAAATGGAAGTTTACGAATAATTGGCAGGTTTGGTACGGACAAACAAAATTACCTGGAAATAGAGAACGAGTTATCTCCTCTCAAGACCTACAATTCGTAGATCGGAGTTTGGTGAATTCCAGATATAACCTTGATCGTGATGTTGGAGTCCAATTGCGGCATAAGAGTTCTAACGATAAATTCAAGCAGATGCTTGCAATTTCTATGGGGCAGGGCCGGAATGTGATTGATAGAAATCCTGGAGGAGGCCACCAGCTCACAGGAAGGCTAGAGTTTCTTCCGATGGGGAGCTTTACAGGTAAGGGAGATTATTTTGGATCAGATTTAAAAAGAGAATCATCTCCAAAGTTATCAATAGGTATAACCGGTGATTTAAATATAAAAGCATCTCGCTCTAGAGGAAATCTCGGTGGTTTTTTAGTTGATAGTGTGGGTGAGTATACATCAAGTGATCTTAAGTCTTTCATTGCAGATATGATGTTTAAATACAATGGAATATCAGCAATGTCTGAATTCGTGAAACGAAGTTCCAATGACAATACTGGAATCTATGGGACAGGAACAGGTTTTGTATTTCAAGCAGGTTATCTATTTTCGTCTAATTGGGAGATTGCTGGAAGATTTACCAACATAGATGCTGATGCTGTTCAAACCGTTTTTGCGGATCAAAAAGAGTACACATTGGGTATCTCTAGGTATATATCTGGCCATGACTTAAAATTTCAAAGCGACATCAGCTATCAGACATTTCCTGGCCAAACCACGGAATATCTAGTATTCAGATTTCAAACAGAAATTGCTTTATAG
- a CDS encoding SPOR domain-containing protein gives MRFNRLIILITLVACKATTPTSSSGSYSEDLSVHRPAIESNEKPLEKSEQEIKTEPYAPLTGHIRQELDSIAKVAYSLNKEGRYVDGFVIQVYSGNDRNEANRTRSKMYELFADLQPKISYHQPNFRVKAGRFTNRLRANRIHQEVKEEFPRALLIPERFFLKYE, from the coding sequence ATGCGTTTTAATCGACTAATCATATTAATCACTCTTGTAGCTTGCAAGGCTACCACTCCTACATCATCTTCGGGTTCATACTCAGAAGACTTGAGTGTTCATAGACCGGCAATAGAGTCTAATGAAAAACCATTAGAGAAATCTGAACAAGAAATCAAAACTGAACCATACGCGCCTTTAACAGGTCATATCAGACAGGAACTAGATAGCATAGCAAAAGTTGCATATTCTCTGAATAAGGAAGGAAGATATGTTGATGGCTTTGTTATTCAAGTCTATTCAGGAAATGACAGGAACGAAGCAAATCGTACGCGATCCAAAATGTATGAATTGTTCGCTGACCTTCAACCTAAAATTTCTTATCATCAACCAAATTTTAGAGTTAAAGCCGGGCGCTTTACGAATCGTCTAAGAGCCAATCGAATCCATCAAGAAGTAAAAGAAGAATTTCCTCGAGCACTGCTAATTCCTGAAAGATTTTTTCTTAAATATGAATGA
- a CDS encoding sensor histidine kinase, producing MKHLIILLIISSNFCFAQTVVLESKIDQAQQLADSGQYESTISLLHEILPNAQSQNSEYLIRIYMLLAKSHSYTGILDYGLRYYKLALEEANENNQLKTQGQSLLGIGSVYFAMDSVIKAKTYFEQSLPILEELKDTLNLAYINSNIALFNSDMGNHEEANKKFTKAILYFKLLEDWHGIASTNYNMGINESRRGDLNKAIDQFQKCYDISQKHSLIEDGAKAIRRIAIEYFKQENYEKASLYFLKFDTLGHDVFHQDSKEIILEFETEFKTAKLERDSARKQTKIQFLYFVSGFILLISLSGYFILDQRRRRIKSSSNQKINDLLQQQETQTTHALLEGQDKERKRVAAELHDSLGSILVTLNMYADTLITKDSKEMKSIALKISETAQLANEETRKISHSLDSGMLKHFGLEAAINQLSEAVSTAKQIKFDSSIQLQSALSTDMSLEIYRVIQELVNNSLKHSQCSRIRLELTSIKDSLNLIYEDNGVGFKKEEVIRGMGLKNIENRVDKLNGELTIDSSPNHGSTCIIEIFSS from the coding sequence ATGAAACATTTAATTATCCTATTAATTATAAGTTCTAATTTTTGTTTTGCTCAGACGGTTGTTTTAGAATCTAAAATTGATCAAGCTCAACAACTTGCTGATAGTGGACAATATGAGTCTACTATCAGCCTTCTTCATGAAATACTTCCTAACGCTCAAAGTCAAAATTCTGAATACCTGATTAGAATTTATATGCTTCTAGCAAAATCACATAGTTATACAGGAATACTAGACTATGGCTTAAGATACTATAAACTAGCACTGGAGGAGGCGAATGAAAATAACCAGTTGAAAACACAAGGTCAGTCTCTTTTGGGAATTGGATCTGTCTACTTCGCAATGGATAGTGTTATTAAAGCTAAGACGTATTTCGAGCAATCTTTGCCAATCCTAGAAGAACTTAAAGACACACTTAACCTAGCTTATATCAATAGTAATATTGCTCTCTTTAATTCTGATATGGGTAACCATGAAGAGGCGAATAAGAAGTTTACCAAAGCAATTCTATATTTCAAACTTCTTGAAGATTGGCATGGGATAGCATCCACTAACTATAACATGGGCATAAACGAATCAAGAAGGGGTGACCTAAATAAAGCCATCGATCAGTTCCAGAAATGCTATGACATAAGTCAGAAGCATAGTCTAATTGAAGATGGTGCAAAAGCCATTCGAAGAATTGCAATTGAATATTTTAAGCAAGAAAATTATGAGAAAGCATCATTATACTTTCTGAAATTTGATACCCTTGGGCATGATGTCTTTCATCAAGATTCAAAAGAGATAATTTTAGAATTCGAGACAGAGTTTAAGACAGCTAAACTTGAAAGAGATAGTGCTCGAAAACAAACAAAAATTCAGTTTCTATATTTTGTTTCTGGCTTCATTCTTCTAATCTCATTGTCAGGTTATTTCATTCTTGATCAAAGAAGAAGGCGAATAAAAAGTTCTTCAAACCAAAAGATAAATGACCTCCTCCAGCAACAAGAAACGCAAACAACACACGCACTTTTGGAGGGCCAAGATAAAGAACGGAAAAGAGTTGCTGCTGAATTGCATGATAGCCTTGGGAGTATCTTAGTTACGTTAAATATGTATGCCGACACTCTCATTACTAAAGATTCAAAAGAAATGAAAAGCATTGCGCTGAAAATCAGTGAGACAGCTCAATTGGCAAATGAAGAAACACGAAAAATTTCTCATAGTTTAGATTCTGGAATGCTAAAGCACTTTGGGCTTGAAGCTGCAATCAATCAACTCTCAGAGGCTGTAAGTACAGCAAAACAAATAAAGTTTGACTCAAGTATTCAGCTTCAATCAGCACTCTCTACTGACATGAGTCTCGAGATTTATAGAGTTATTCAAGAGTTAGTAAATAACTCACTCAAACATTCACAATGTTCTAGAATCAGACTTGAATTAACCTCAATAAAAGACAGCTTGAATTTAATTTATGAAGATAATGGGGTTGGTTTCAAGAAAGAAGAAGTCATTCGAGGAATGGGGTTGAAAAATATTGAAAATAGAGTAGATAAGTTAAATGGAGAGCTCACTATTGACTCTTCACCTAATCATGGCAGCACCTGTATCATTGAAATCTTTTCATCATGA
- the rplS gene encoding 50S ribosomal protein L19, protein MSAELLKVVAEEYKDIKSQYPSFGPGDTINVHYKIKEGNKERVQQFQGTVMSINNKNTNGETFIVRKVSGDIAVERIFPILTPNIDKIEVLRRGRVRRAKLYYLRGRKGKAARIKEKLSR, encoded by the coding sequence ATGAGCGCAGAATTATTGAAAGTAGTAGCAGAAGAATATAAAGACATTAAATCTCAATATCCTTCATTTGGACCCGGTGATACAATCAATGTACACTACAAAATTAAAGAAGGTAATAAAGAGCGTGTTCAGCAGTTCCAAGGAACTGTGATGTCTATCAATAACAAAAACACTAACGGTGAGACTTTTATTGTAAGAAAAGTCTCAGGTGATATTGCTGTAGAAAGAATTTTTCCAATTCTAACTCCAAATATTGATAAAATTGAAGTTCTTAGAAGAGGAAGAGTGCGAAGAGCAAAACTTTACTACCTCAGAGGACGAAAAGGAAAAGCTGCTCGAATCAAGGAAAAGCTTTCAAGATAA
- the secA gene encoding preprotein translocase subunit SecA translates to MLNSITKGFAKVFGTKTEKDLKELTPYVGLINTEYDKLKNISDDELRGKTTELKGIIKDHLKNIDDQIETLHKQVEADVSLDVHQKEDIFSQIDKLESDRDEELEKVLLNILPVGFAVVRETARRFAENEKIVVQATQYDKELAAKKTNVEINGETATWKNKWLAAGNEVVWNMVHYDVQLIGGVVLHQGKIAEMQTGEGKTLVATLPAYLNALAERGVHIVTVNDYLARRDAEWNAPIFEFHGLRIDCIDNHQPNSPERRNAYSADITYGTNNEFGFDYLRDNMSRSPEELVQKKHHYAMVDEVDSVLIDDARTPLIISGPIPKGDEHEFYDLKPRIQRLVDAQRKLVSDYLNEAKKLMKEGKEAEAGLPLFRAFRGLPKSKPIIKFMSETGIKQILQKTENIYLADNQKKMPEADEPLFFTIDEKINSIDLTEKGIDLITGEGEDTNFFILPDIGDEIARLEKDEEVSETDKLQKKETIIRDYNIKGQRIHSVNQLLKAYCMYEKDTEYVVMDDKVKIVDEQTGRIMEGRRYSDGLHQAIEAKENVKVEDATQTYATVTLQNYFRMYHKLAGMTGTAETEAGEFWDIYELDVAVIPTNRPISRKDVNDKVYKTIREKFNAVAEEVVELTQAGRPVLVGTTSVEISELLSRMLQMRNIKHQVLNAKQHAKEADVVAEAGKPGAVTIATNMAGRGTDIKLTDEVKTAGGLAIIGTERHESRRVDRQLRGRSGRQGDPGSSQFYVSLEDNLMRLFMSDRVAKIMDRLGLQEGEVIQHSMITKSIERAQRKVEENNFAIRKNLLEYDDVMNSQREVIYKRRRNALYGERLELDILNMLLETCEDIIFTAKGQNDLDSLKLNAISILGLDFNISQEELEKTDESSLSEKLYEEALKNYHQKNQHIKDKALPILKQLKLTRGATLENVLVPFTDGKKQIGTSVNLDKAVETEAKEVILEMEKMIALATIDLLWKEHLRDMDDLRQSVRNAQYEQKDPLLIYKFEGFEMFKRFIGKVNEETISFLMKSEIPVEQADDVQAAQKQRTSRDYQEQKEESRSALAGPQGGNRPPVQQQTQPVQSQKIASRNQRVNVQYADGSVKKDVKYKTVEDDIKNNKCVLID, encoded by the coding sequence ATGCTAAACTCGATTACGAAGGGATTTGCCAAAGTATTTGGCACGAAAACAGAGAAGGATCTAAAAGAGCTTACCCCATATGTAGGCCTTATCAATACTGAATATGATAAACTTAAAAACATTTCTGATGATGAGCTTCGAGGAAAAACAACAGAATTAAAAGGAATCATTAAGGATCACCTCAAGAACATCGATGATCAAATTGAAACGCTACATAAACAAGTAGAAGCTGATGTTTCATTGGATGTCCATCAAAAGGAAGATATTTTCAGTCAGATAGATAAACTTGAAAGTGATCGGGACGAAGAATTAGAAAAAGTTCTTCTCAATATCTTACCAGTAGGATTTGCAGTAGTTAGAGAGACTGCCAGACGATTTGCAGAAAACGAAAAAATTGTTGTTCAAGCTACCCAATACGATAAAGAATTAGCTGCTAAGAAAACCAATGTAGAAATCAATGGAGAGACAGCAACATGGAAAAATAAATGGCTTGCTGCAGGAAATGAGGTAGTTTGGAATATGGTTCACTACGACGTTCAACTTATTGGGGGGGTCGTTTTGCATCAAGGAAAAATTGCGGAGATGCAAACTGGTGAAGGTAAAACCTTAGTAGCTACGCTTCCTGCGTATCTAAATGCGTTGGCCGAACGTGGAGTACATATTGTAACAGTAAATGACTACTTAGCTAGAAGAGATGCCGAATGGAATGCTCCTATCTTCGAATTCCACGGTCTAAGAATTGATTGCATTGACAATCATCAACCAAATTCTCCTGAAAGGAGAAATGCTTATTCAGCAGACATTACTTACGGAACCAATAATGAGTTTGGGTTTGATTATTTGAGAGACAACATGTCTAGAAGTCCAGAAGAGCTTGTTCAAAAGAAACACCATTACGCTATGGTGGATGAAGTTGACTCAGTGTTAATAGATGACGCTCGAACACCCCTCATAATATCTGGACCTATTCCAAAAGGAGATGAGCATGAATTCTATGATTTAAAACCTAGAATCCAACGGCTAGTAGATGCTCAAAGGAAGTTAGTTAGTGATTACTTGAATGAAGCTAAAAAATTAATGAAGGAAGGAAAAGAAGCAGAGGCTGGACTCCCTCTTTTCAGAGCTTTCAGAGGACTCCCTAAGAGTAAGCCTATCATTAAATTCATGAGTGAGACTGGAATCAAACAAATTCTTCAAAAGACTGAAAATATTTATTTGGCTGACAACCAGAAAAAAATGCCAGAGGCAGATGAACCTCTTTTCTTCACAATAGATGAGAAAATTAATAGCATTGATTTAACTGAAAAAGGCATTGATTTGATAACTGGAGAAGGCGAAGACACTAATTTCTTCATCCTTCCTGATATTGGAGACGAAATTGCCCGATTAGAAAAAGACGAAGAGGTCTCTGAAACTGACAAGCTTCAAAAGAAAGAAACAATCATCCGAGATTATAATATAAAAGGTCAACGTATTCACTCAGTAAATCAACTCCTAAAGGCTTACTGTATGTATGAAAAAGATACAGAATATGTTGTCATGGATGATAAAGTTAAAATTGTCGATGAGCAGACTGGCCGTATCATGGAAGGAAGAAGATATTCTGATGGTTTGCATCAGGCTATTGAAGCCAAAGAAAATGTGAAGGTGGAAGATGCAACCCAAACCTATGCAACGGTTACACTTCAGAATTACTTCAGGATGTATCACAAACTGGCAGGTATGACTGGAACAGCTGAAACGGAAGCTGGAGAATTTTGGGATATCTATGAATTAGATGTGGCTGTCATTCCTACTAACCGTCCCATATCTAGAAAAGATGTAAATGATAAGGTTTATAAAACCATTAGGGAGAAATTCAATGCTGTAGCAGAAGAAGTTGTTGAATTGACACAAGCAGGAAGACCGGTACTCGTCGGTACGACTTCAGTAGAAATTTCAGAGCTACTCAGCAGAATGTTGCAAATGCGAAACATTAAGCATCAGGTCTTAAATGCAAAGCAACATGCTAAGGAAGCAGATGTAGTAGCTGAAGCTGGGAAACCAGGTGCAGTTACAATTGCCACAAACATGGCCGGTCGAGGTACTGATATTAAACTTACTGATGAAGTAAAAACGGCAGGAGGCTTGGCCATCATTGGTACGGAAAGACACGAATCCAGACGAGTGGACAGACAATTAAGAGGTCGGTCCGGACGACAAGGAGATCCTGGATCTTCGCAATTCTATGTTTCATTAGAAGACAACCTAATGAGGCTTTTCATGTCTGACAGGGTAGCCAAAATCATGGATAGATTAGGCCTACAAGAAGGAGAAGTCATCCAACATTCTATGATTACTAAATCTATTGAGCGAGCACAACGCAAGGTTGAAGAAAACAACTTTGCTATCAGGAAAAACCTTCTTGAGTATGACGATGTAATGAATAGTCAGCGTGAGGTTATATACAAGAGGAGGAGAAACGCACTATATGGAGAGCGTTTAGAGTTGGATATTCTAAACATGCTTTTGGAAACTTGTGAGGACATCATTTTCACAGCAAAAGGTCAGAACGATCTTGACAGTTTAAAGCTAAATGCAATCTCGATCCTTGGTCTTGATTTCAATATTTCTCAAGAAGAGCTTGAAAAAACTGATGAAAGTTCCCTTTCTGAAAAACTCTATGAAGAAGCGCTCAAAAATTATCATCAAAAAAATCAACATATTAAGGACAAGGCGCTTCCTATATTAAAACAGCTTAAATTGACACGAGGTGCTACATTAGAAAATGTTCTGGTTCCCTTCACTGATGGAAAAAAACAAATAGGTACATCTGTCAACCTAGATAAAGCAGTTGAAACCGAAGCGAAGGAAGTAATTCTGGAAATGGAGAAAATGATTGCTTTAGCAACCATAGATCTTTTATGGAAAGAGCATCTGCGTGATATGGATGACCTTCGTCAGAGTGTAAGAAATGCACAATACGAACAAAAGGATCCCCTATTGATTTATAAGTTTGAAGGCTTTGAAATGTTCAAGCGATTTATTGGCAAGGTCAATGAAGAAACTATTTCATTTCTTATGAAATCTGAAATTCCTGTAGAGCAAGCGGATGACGTTCAGGCCGCTCAAAAACAACGAACAAGTAGAGATTATCAGGAGCAGAAAGAAGAAAGCAGGTCGGCTCTCGCAGGCCCTCAGGGTGGAAATAGACCCCCTGTCCAACAACAGACGCAACCAGTCCAATCCCAGAAGATTGCTAGCAGAAACCAACGTGTGAATGTCCAGTATGCAGATGGATCTGTAAAAAAAGATGTAAAATACAAAACAGTGGAGGACGATATTAAAAACAATAAATGCGTTTTAATCGACTAA